One stretch of Psilocybe cubensis strain MGC-MH-2018 chromosome 6, whole genome shotgun sequence DNA includes these proteins:
- a CDS encoding Aryl-alcohol dehydrogenase [NADP(+)], whose product MAFYSRPPPPPTGLARYRLLSPTAGVHVSPIQLGAMSIGDAWANLGMGSMDKESSFKLLDAYYDNGGNFIDTANNYQDGTSELFIGEWAEKRGIRDRLFIATKYTNNFRARDPNATDHKILFAGNNSKSLKLSFKESLKRLRTDYVDLLYVHWWDWDTGVEEVMRALHHLVASGQVLYLGISDTPAWVVVKANAFARANSLTPFVIYQGAWNVLDRAFEREIIPMARSEGMALAPWNVVASGKFRTDAEEEERAKTGEKGRTIFSPEWLRNDNEKKVSAALEKVAQELGVKHITSVAIAYVLHKTSYVFPIIGGRKVEHLLANVEALDISLTAEQIKYLESVVPFDAGFPHNMVGDGTFYRSIWEVSGHLDRQPLPQAITPIAKKV is encoded by the exons ATGGCTTTCTACTCTcgtccccctcctccacccacGGGTCTTGCGCGATATCGCCTTTTGTCTCCAACAGCTGGAGTACATGTTTCTCCGATTCAGCTCGGAGCGATGAGTATCGGAGATGCATGGGCCAACTTGGGTATGGGATCCATGGATAAGGAGTCGAGTTTCAAGCTCTTGGACGCGTACTACGATAACGGAGGGAACTTTATCGACACAGCCAACAACTA CCAGGATGGTACCTCAGAGCTTTTTATAGGAGAGTGGGCAGAGAAGAGAGGAATCCGTGATCGATTATTTATTGCCACAAAG TACACGAATAATTTCAGAGCAAGGGATCCAAATGCAACCGATCACAAGATTTTATTTGCAGGAAACAACAGCAAATCTTTGAAACTATCCTTCAAAGAATCTCTGAAGAGACTAAGAACAGACTACGTCGACCTCCTGTATGTTCATTGGTGGGACTGGGATACgggtgttgaagaggttatgcgagctcttcatcatctaGTCGCATCCGGGCAGGTACTCTACCTC GGGATTTCTGATACTCCAGCTTGGGTAGTTGTTAAGGCCAATGCCTTCGCTCGCGCCAACTCCTTGACACCTTTTGTGATATACCAAGGTGCCTGGAATGTCCTTGacagagcatttgaaaggGAGATCATCCCAATGGCCAGATCTGAAG GTATGGCATTGGCTCCCTGGAACGTTGTCGCCTCTGGGAAGTTCCGCACCGatgcagaagaggaagaacgTGCAAAGACTGGAGAAAAGGGGCGCACCATCTTTAGCCCAGAATGGCTTCGAAATGATAACGAAAAGAAAGTTAGTGCAGCCTTAGAAAAGGTGGCCCAGGAACTAGGGGTAAAACATATCACATCCG TCGCTATTGCATATGTTTTGCATAAAACATCATATGTATTCCCGATTATTGGAGGAAGGAAAGTGGAGCACCTTCTTGCCAACGTGGAAGCCCTTGATATTTCCTTGACTGCTGAACAAATTAAATATCTCGAAAGCGTTGTGCCTTTCGACGCAGGATTCCCGCACAATATGGTG GGCGATGGGACATTCTATAGGTCTATATGGGAGGTTAGCGGACACCTCGATAGGCAACCCCTTCCACAGGCAATCACACCCATAGCCAAAAAAGTTTGA
- a CDS encoding Syntaxin-22 produces the protein MPQSREDNAFQNLQSSLSLQVFKMNANVQGILKLVDQLGTGKDSAVLRKSLHDLTETTRAMAKRGSEDLKKLSELQSALPHQKTALQKTSHDLQMSLVAFQRAQQVSAERQRTVVQGVKLAIDDEQHHPPNPDEPEPTPQEQRQAQILQAQLSPHELAYQESLIQEREAEIREIETGIHELAEIFHDLGTLVNQQGSMIDNIELNISSVAVDTGSAAQELTTAAEYQRRAGRRAACLALILAIVAAIVLLAILS, from the exons ATGCCACAATCCCGCGAAGACAATGCGTTCCAGAATCTACAGTCGTCATTATCGCTCCAAGTCTTCAAGATGAATGCCAATGTACAGGGTATTTTGAAGTTGGTGGATCAGCTTGGAACAGGGAAAGATTCTGCGGTTTTGAGGAAGAGCTT ACACGATCTCACCGAAACAACCCGCGCCATGGCCAAACGAGGATCTGAAGACCTAAAAAAGCTGTCTGAACTGCAGTCTGCCCTG CCGCATCAAAAAACGGCCCTTCAGAAGACGTCGCACGATCTGCAAATGTCCCTAGTTGCATTCCAACGTGCGCAACAAGTTAGCGCGGAGCGTCAGCGAACTGTGGTACAAGGTGTAAAATTGGCTATTGATGATGAACAGCACCATCCACC AAATCCCGATGAACCCGAACCCACCCCACAAGAACAGCGACAAGCGCAGATACTGCAGGCTCAGCTATCTCCACATGAATTGGCATATCAAGAATCCCTGATTCAAGAACGAGAGGCAGAAATTAGAGAAATCGAAACAGGCATTCACGAACTTGCAGAAATATTCCATGACCTAGGGACTTTGGTTAATCAACAGGGCAGTATGATTG ATAACATCGAATTAAATATCTCCTCCGTTGCTGTGGATACAGGGTCTGCCGCCCAAGAACTTACGACTGCAGCGGAGTACCAGCGCAGGGCAGGAAGACGTGCTGCCTGTTTAGCATTGATCCTTGCAATTGTTGCAGCGATTGTATTGTTGGCT ATACTCTCTTGA
- a CDS encoding Triacylglycerol lipase 2, whose translation MSSVYFPAHVVVLFKRLVNVVSTLSISNQYVLYTQAKAKADSSETPRTTTTIRDGLNAVRNDPSRSLNYFKDVEWTRWMHRSLWNRSLLAAGWSRGADTDVSESRNEVNTETLLKVLLKVQLLKATIELPSWIPGSLSWPNLFSFHRQEPSAPQHDDEPPPSNSRKHTSNNSDKKSHRKSPASYNSESTEFKIPPSPPDTIHRLLIHPALFDPIRAPRYPIVLCHGLYGFDSRGPSSFPSMRMHYWSNVLNILRGKVGAEVIVTSVPGTGFISSRASALDEQLRLRARGRGINFLAHSMGGLDCRHLITHIQPREYVPLSLTTISTPHRGSPFMDWCANNIGLGKLRQQEKEMMQSLRNSTRRDIEEFSSGIAEETESSSKAKAGPKTKSESAFTLSLSSLPSSFTTLLLSIVDSPAYANLTSNYLNDVFNPRTPDDPSVKYWSVAGRMSADSVSVWHPFWLPKMVLDGVEEKERERLKREWDDLVHTHGQTKGKGTPLWANEREWGNDGLVTVQSAKWGEFLGIMEGCDHWEMRGARGIELGVDLPAIPAIGLGSFPLPSSFGNRSPYTNPTAQGDGWGFGDWTRFVGAWKKSSSNENGDRSSTSDKSTGPSASKPKGETNAEKRTRERLADDHVVKSSTDTLSAVFDWLIDKVPASTQILGGGSGSSASSATVGDTTKVSDAGSNMKQEENIAARKEKEAEIAVRMASDKELSDSAVKHTVGMSSSPTSSSAMSGASSGTRTQEQTSPSSEMKKRMSEEDKGRRKRELSSKQDLERFYVALARKMYDEGL comes from the exons ATGAGCAGTGTATACTTTCCAGCTCATGTCGTCGTCCTATTCAAGCGACTAGTCAATGTCGTCTCTACCCTATCTATCTCCAACCAATATGTTCTCTATACCCAAGCCAAGGCAAAGGCAGATTCATCCGAGACGCCAAGGACGACCACTACTATCCGGGATGGATTAAACGCAGTCCGAAACGATCCTTCAAGGTCATTAAACTATTTCAAAGACGTTGAATGGACTCGCTGGATGCATCGGAGCCTTTGGAATAGGAGCCTTCTTGCAGCAGGTTGGAGTCGAGGTGCAGATACAGATGTCTCCGAGTCGCGAAATGAGGTCAATACAGAGACGCTACTGAAAG TGCTTTTGAAAGTTCAACTTCTTAAAGCAACTATCGAATTGCCTTCTTGGATTCCGGGCTCTTTGTCCTGGCCCAATCTTTTCTCCTTTCATCGACAAGAGCCCAGCGCTCCACAGCACGATGACGAACCACCTCCCAGTAATTCCAGGAAGCATACTTCGAACAACAGTGACAAGAAATCACATCGAAAATCTCCTGCGAGCTATAATTCTGAGTCTACCGAATTTAAGATTCCACCCTCCCCGCCGGATACCATTCATCGCCTTCTAATCCACCCAGCTCTCTTCGATCCCATCCGTGCACCGCGCTATCCTATTGTATTATGTCATG GCCTCTACGGATTCGATTCTCGTGGTCCATCGTCTTTCCCAAGTATGCGGATGCACTATTGGTCAAATGTTCTCAACATTCTCAGAGGTAAAGTTGGTGCAGAGGTGATCGTCACCTCGGTTCCTGG AACTGGATTCATTTCATCGAGGGCATCTGCTTTGGACGAACAACTTCGGCTACGTGCTCGGGGTCGGGGAATTAATTTTCTTGCTCATTCTATGGGAGGATTGGACTGTCGACATTTGATTACCCATATCCAGCCCCGGGAATATGTTCCACTTTCTTTAACGACTATCAGCACCCCACATCGTGGAAGTCCATTTATGGATTGGTGTGCC AATAATATCGGCCTCGGGAAACTTAGACAgcaagaaaaggaaatgatGCAGTCGTTGCGGAACAGTACACGACGCGACATCGAGGAGTTCTCCTCAGGAATCGCAGAGGAGACCGAatcatcgtcaaaggccaAAGCTGGTCCCAAAACCAAGTCTGAATCTGCTTTTACTTTGTCATTGAGTTCTCTCCCGTCGTCATTTACCACACTCCTTCTCTCTATTGTTGATTCACCTGCGTATGCGAACCTGACGTCGAACTATCTAAACGACGTCTTCAATCCAAGAACCCCAGATGATCCATCAGTCAAGTATTGGAGTGTCGCTGGGCGTATGTCTGCGGATAGCGTGAGCGTCTGGCACCCATTTTGGCTACCCAAGATGGTGTTAGACGGGGTGGAGGAAAAGGAGCGGGAAAGACTTAAAAGGGAGTGGGACGATTTAGTGCATACGCATGGCCAAACAAAGGGGAAGGGGACGCCATTGTGGGCAAATGAACGCGAGTGGGGTAACGACGGGCTCGTAACCGTCCAAAGCGCGAAATGGGGAGAGTTTCTAGGTATCATGGAGGGTTGCGATC ATTGGGAGATGAGAGGAGCACGAGGAATTGAGCTGGGAGTTGATCTACCAGCTATTCCCGCAATTGGATTGGGTTCTTTTCCTCTGCCATCGAGTTTCGGGAACCGCAGTCCATATACCAATCCAACTGCCCAAGGCGATGGTTGGGGCTTCGGTGACTGGACACGATTTGTGGGCGCGTGGAAAAAGAGTAGCAGCAACGAGAATGGTGACAGGAGTTCAACGTCGGATAAATCAACGGGTCCCTCAGCATCTAAACCTAAAGGGGAGACGAATGCGGAGAAACGTACTCGTGAGCGTTTGGCCGACGACCACGTCGTAAAGTCTTCTACGGACACGCTCTCCGCTGTGTTTGACTGGCTGATCGATAAAGTCCCTGCATCCACGCAGATACTCGGCGGAGGATCTGGGTCTTCAGCGTCTTCGGCTACTGTTGGTGATACTACGAAAGTTTCTGATGCCGGGTCAAATATGAAGCAGGAGGAGAATATTGCTGCTcggaaggaaaaggaggcaGAAATTGCGGTGCGCATGGCCAGTGACAAGGAGCTCAGTGACAGTGCTGTGAAGCATACGGTTGGGATGTCTTCCAGTCCCACCTCGTCCAGTGCGATGTCTGGTGCCTCGTCGGGCACACGGACGCAGGAACAAACATCCCCCTCTTcggagatgaagaagaggatgtcAGAGGAGGATAAGGGtaggaggaagagagagcTATCGAGTAAACAGGATCTGGAGAGATTTTACGTTGCATTGGCGAGGAAGATGTACGATGAGGGGCTGTAA